From the Cololabis saira isolate AMF1-May2022 chromosome 24, fColSai1.1, whole genome shotgun sequence genome, the window GGTGTTAGCATGAGCTACAGTTAGCATGAGCTACAGTAGCTGTTACCTGAGGAAACATCTGGGCCACTCGGCTTCGCTCGCAGTCCGAATACTTGAGACACTGACGGTACGTCATCCCCCCTGGAAACACAGGTTAGCATCAGAGGTTAGCATCAGGACCCGGTTatggaccaggtctggaccaggaccaggtctaggtcTGAACCAGGTCTGGGTCTGTTCCAGATGATACCAGAGGTTAGCATGTTCCAGATGTTACCTCTCTCGCTGAGCGTCAGGCAGGCGTCGTCGTAGCTGCAGTCGCGCTGTTTGCTGCAGCTGGATGTGTAATCCTTACAGCTGTAGCAGCGGATCGCTGATCCTGGAACAACCACAAACCACAAACAGCTgtaaaacatctggacctgacgGGTTAGCGTTAGGGCTAGCTTATACGAGCAACACCTGGAACTGACAGGTTATCTACAACCACCAGCTGGATGTGTAATCCTTAGAGATATAGCAGCGGATGGATGAACTATCAACATCTGGAACTAACTAGGGTTAGGGCTAGCTTAGACGAGCAACATCTGGACCTGACAATTATCTATAATCAAAAACAACTTCcagacaggttccagtttgttcatgtacatgaggtttcttcagaacagtcaagggtctgttatggtgttccgcagggttcagtgctagggtctgttatggtgttccgcagggttcagttctagggtctgttatggtgttccgcagggttcagttcaagggtctgttatggtgttccgcagggttcagtgctagggtctatggtgttcCGCTGGGTTAAGTtctagggtctgttatggtgttccgcagggttcagttctagggcctatggcaggggtgtcaaactcttTTCACATCGGGGGCCACATTCGGCCTCGGTAGATGTCAAGGGTGCCGGACCATTAAAATTATACCATACATGCTATATTATAGCATGTATGGAAGTCGCACTCAAAATATCATGTCTTTCCTTTGTTTTGGTGTAAAAAAGTGCAAGAACATTAGGAAAATTGTGCAATTTACTTTTATCATTCACGTATATGCATTGTAACTGATCCCGCTGATTGTGCAAAAGGCACAAAACTTTAACAATTAATTGGTATTgaaaaatatagtaatgcaCTTTAAGATTAAATGAGATTTATAAAGAAGCAGATGGCGCATTGATACCGCTGTTGTCTTCTACTCTGATCAAAACAGTGCGCCCCCTAGCGGATAATACAGGAATTGCATCTTATTAAAATTTTGAATTCCATgtcttttatgcattttttcacttttaaattatCCCGCGGGCCTGATCGAACCTCCTTGGGGGCCGGTTCTGGCCCGCGGGCCGtatgtttgacacccctggtctatggtgttccgcagggttcagtgctagggccaatcttgttcagtttatacatgcagccgttgggaagtataatccagaatcacggcatacactttcattgctatgctgatgatacgcagctctacttgtctatgaagccggatgaaacagaaccgttagttaaacttcaggcatgtcttagggacatcaaggataTTATCATCtaaggaagggattagatgaaGCTGTGATGGCTTCCAGTCCAACTGTGAGGAACCTTGGAGGTGTTTAGATCAGGATTTGTGGTTTAATCAGCAGATTAATCAggtttttccatctctgtaacATCAGAGATCAGGAACTTCCTCCcagactgaagctgaaactcTGATTCaggcgtttgtatcttctagaccacattactgttttgttttattagcAGGAAGTAATTcatgaatatcctccagctgatccaacaTGCAGCAGCTGAATGCTAACAGGAACTAGCAAGTCAGACCAGCGTTAGCGTTAGCCTCCCTCCGTTTCTCCCCGTAAAaatcagaatccaattcaaaatgttatagcTCCTGGTCTctccaagacctgatagtgccttatgttcctggcagagctctccgctctcagagtgcaggtttactcgtagttcctagagtat encodes:
- the LOC133425005 gene encoding CD59 glycoprotein-like, with translation MNRSLGFCLLLGSALIGLGSAIRCYSCKDYTSSCSKQRDCSYDDACLTLSERGGMTYRQCLKYSDCERSRVAQMFPQVSSFTFKCCNSDLCNSAPSSAASSVIGLLASTVVMWWCFH